A window of the Ipomoea triloba cultivar NCNSP0323 chromosome 14, ASM357664v1 genome harbors these coding sequences:
- the LOC116004690 gene encoding elongation factor 1-gamma 2-like: MALILHSSSTNKNAFKALIAAEYNGIKIELVKDFQMGVSNKTPEFLKMNPIGKVPVLETPDGSVFESNAIARYVAKFKPDSALFGSSLIEYGHVEQWNDFSATEVDANIGRWLYPRLGYGVYLPPAEEVAVSALKRALDALNLHLASNTFLVGHSVTLADIIMTCNLSIGFKMIMTKSFTKEFPHVERYFWTMVNQPNFSKILGEIKQAESVPAPPSKKPAQPKEPATPQREEPPKKGAKKEAKKEEPKPKKEEPKSEEGAEEEAPKPKPKNPLDLLPPSKMILDEWKRLYSNTKTNFREVAIKGFWDMYDPEGYSLWFCDYKYNDENTVSFVTLNKVSGFLQRMDLARKYAFGKMLVIGSQPPFKVKGLWLFRGKEIPKFVMDECYDMELYEWREANINDEAQRERVNQMIEDHEPFEGEDLLDAKCFK, encoded by the exons ATTCTGCATTCCTCTAGTACGAACAAAAACGCTTTCAAGGCTCTCATTGCTGCAGAATACAATGGTATAAAGATTGAACTGGTGAAGGACTTTCAGATGGGTGTATCAAACAAGACTCCTGAGTTTCTTAAGATGAATCCAATTGGAAAG GTTCCTGTGCTTGAAACACCTGATGGGTCTGTGTTTGAGAGCAATGCAATTGCACGATATG TTGCTAAATTCAAGCCTGACAGTGCACTTTTTGGGTCTTCATTGATTGAATAT GGCCATGTTGAACAATGGAATGATTTCTCGGCTACGGAGGTTGATGCTAATATTGGCAGGTGGTTGTATCCTCGACTTGGCTACGGTGTATATTTGCCTCCG GCTGAAGAAGTTGCAGTCTCCGCACTTAAGAGAGCATTGGATGCCTTGAACCTGCACCTTGCCTCTAACACCTTCTTGGTTGGACATTCCGTCACACTGGCTGACATTATTATGACCTGCAATCTTAGCATTGGATTTAAGATGATCATGACTAAGAGCTTTACTAAGGAATTCCCTCATGTGGAGAGATACTTCTGGACTATGGTTAATCAGCCAAATTTCAGCAAGATATTGGGAGAAATTAAACAGGCAGAATCAGTTCCAGCTCCTCCATCAAAGAAGCCAGCACAGCCAAAAGAACCTGCAACACCCCAGAGGGAGGAACCACCGAAGAAAGGGGCAAAGAAGGAAGCTAAGAAAGAAGAGCCTAAACCCAAGAAGGAAGAGCCAAAATCTGAGGAAGGAGCAGAGGAAGAAGCACCAAAGCCCAAGCCAAAGAATcctcttgatcttttgcctccCAGTAAGATGATTCTAGATGAATGGAAGAGGCTCTACTCAAACACTAAGACCAACTTCAGGGAAGTTGCCATCAAAG GTTTTTGGGATATGTACGATCCCGAGGGTTACTCACTCTGGTTCTGTGATTACAAGTACAATGATGAGAACACTGTGTCTTTTGTAACATTGAACAAGGTGAGCGGTTTTCTTCAGAGAATGGATCTGGCACGCAAGTATGCATTCGGCAAAATGTTGGTGATTGGTTCACAGCCTCCCTTCAAGGTGAAGGGGTTGTGGCTCTTCCGTGGCAAAGAAATTCCGAAGTTCGTTATGGATGAATGCTATGACATGGAGCTGTATGAGTGGAGGGAAGCAAACATCAACGATGAAGCTCAAAGAGAGCGGGTCAACCAGATGATTGAGGACCACGAGCCTTTTGAAGGCGAGGATCTTTTGGATGCTAAGTGTTTCAAGTGA